CCCGTGGTCGAGCGGTGCCTGGCCAAGGAGCCGGGCGCCCGGCCGGCCCCGGAGCAGCTGCTGGACCTGCTGGGTCCGGTGGTGCCCGGGGCGTGGCCGGCCGGCGTGCGCCGGCTGATCGCCGCGCAGCGGGCGGACATCGAGCGGGTGCTCGGCGCCGGCCCGGAGCGGACGGCGGTGGCCGTTCCGGGGCCGGGATCCGTGTCTACCGCCGTGCTCACGCAGGCCGTGAGCGCGCCGCCGCGCGGAAGGTCCCGTAAGGCGGTGGCGCTCGCCGTCGCCGTCGCCGTCGGGGTGGCGGTGCTCGGGGCGGGGGCGTACCTGCTGAGCCCGGGGTCGCCGGTGTCGAAGGCGTCGGGCGAGCCGGACCGGTACGTGAGGATGCCGATCTGCGCGGAGGTGGCCGGGGAACTGCCGCTGCCGCCGGCGGAGCGCAAGCAGGACAAGGACCGCTATCAGGAGCGGGACAACGACGCGAACACGTCCTGTTCCTGGTACGAGCCGCCGTACGAGGTGGCCGGCGGCGGCACCTACGAGCCGACGGTCCCGCACGCGAACGTCGGCTGGGAGCTGAGGCGCAGCGGGAGCGGCCTCGCCAACGGGACGGAGCGCCAGCGCGAGGACTTCGGTACGGGGAGGCCCGAGACCGGGGTGGGGGCGGGCGACGCCGCGTACTGGGACACGCCCGGTACGCAGGACACCTGCGTGCTGGCCGTCCGCGACGGCAACCTCGCCGTGCGGGTGTTCCTCGGCGGCGACCGGCATCCCGCCGAGAGCTGTGAGACGGAGGCGAAGGCGATCGCCCGCGCCGCGTTGGCGGCGATGCCGCGATGAGAGGGCAGGCATGGAGCTGTTAGGGCCGTCGGGGCCGTCGCAGGTGGGGCCGTTCCGGGTGCTGGGCGTGCTCGGCGAGGGCGGGATGGGCCGGGTGCTGCTGGGTGCGGCGCCCGACGGGCGGCTGGTCGCCGTCAAACAGGTCCTCGCGCGGTTCGCCGCCGACGACGGCTTCCGGGCCCGGTTCCGGCGGGAGGTCGCCGCCTCCCGGAAGGTGTCGGGGGCGTACACGGCGGCGGTGATGGAGGCCGACGCGGACGCGGAGACCCCGTGGCTGGCGTCGGTGTTCGTCTCCGGGCCTTCGCTGGGGGCGGCCGTGGCGGCGGTCGGGGCGCTGCCCGAGGAGACCGTACGCCGCCTCGCGGCCGGTCTGGCGTCGGCCCTCGCGGAGATCCACCGGGCGGGGCTGGTGCACCGGGACCTGAAGCCCGAGAACGTACTGCTCGCCGAGGACGGCGTACGGGTCATCGACCTGGGCATCGCGCGGGCGGCCGAGAGCGGTGTCGACACCCGGCTGACGCACACCGGGCTGGTGATCGGCTCGCCGCCGTTCATGTCGCCCGAGCAGGCGGAGGGGCGGGAACTCACGGCGGCCAGCGATGTGTTCTCGCTGGGGTCGGTGCTGTTCCTGGCCGTCACGGGGCGCCACCCGTTCGCGGGGTCCTCGACCCTCCAGACCCTGTACGACGTGGTGCACGCGGAACCCGATCTGGGTGTGGTCCCGGCGGGGCTGCGCGAGGTCGTGGAGCGGTGCCTGGCCAAGGACCCGGGCGCCAGGCCGTCCCCGGCGGAGCTGTTCGCGCTCCTGGGGCGGGTCGTCCCGGCGGGCCGCCAGCCGTGGCCTCCGGCGGTGCACCGGATGATCGCCGACCAGGCCGCGGCCATCGACCGCCTGCTGGGCGGCGACGCCCCGGCCCGGACGACGGTGGAGCCGCCGGCTCCGGAGCCCGAGCCCGAGCCGGTGACGATCCCCGCCGAGGTGATGCCGGAACCGGAGCCGGAGCCGGAGCCGGTGGCGATCGCCGCCGAGGTGGTGCCGGAGCCGGTGCGTGCCGCGCCCTCCCTCGTCCCCCTGCCGGAGGAGCCGCCCGTCACGGTGGGTTCCCTGGCGCCCGGAACGCGCCGGCCCCCGTACCGGAGCGCGCTCCGGGTGGCCGTGCCGCTGGTGGCGGCGGCCGGGGTACTGGGGGCGGCCGGGTTCGGCGTATGGGCGTACGGGCATCAGCCCGGCCAGTGGTGGGGCGAGACGGTGCACACGAATCTGGACCGCTGCGAGACGGCGGGCCCCAAGCTGCCGGTGCCGCCCGGGGCGGAGCGGGCGTCGGCGCTGGACACCTACCTGCCGGTCGACGGCAGCGGCCCCAACATCGTGGTGCGCTGCTACTGGTTCGGCGGGGGGAAGGCCCGCGTGACCACGCAATGGGCCCTGAAGCGAGAAGGCGAAGAGGGCCGGACCGGGAACGAGGAGCAGCGCAGGGAGCTGGCGTCGGACCGGAAGACGGCGGCCGGCAGGCCG
The Streptomyces sp. NBC_00091 genome window above contains:
- a CDS encoding serine/threonine-protein kinase → MELLGPSGPSQVGPFRVLGVLGEGGMGRVLLGAAPDGRLVAVKQVLARFAADDGFRARFRREVAASRKVSGAYTAAVMEADADAETPWLASVFVSGPSLGAAVAAVGALPEETVRRLAAGLASALAEIHRAGLVHRDLKPENVLLAEDGVRVIDLGIARAAESGVDTRLTHTGLVIGSPPFMSPEQAEGRELTAASDVFSLGSVLFLAVTGRHPFAGSSTLQTLYDVVHAEPDLGVVPAGLREVVERCLAKDPGARPSPAELFALLGRVVPAGRQPWPPAVHRMIADQAAAIDRLLGGDAPARTTVEPPAPEPEPEPVTIPAEVMPEPEPEPEPVAIAAEVVPEPVRAAPSLVPLPEEPPVTVGSLAPGTRRPPYRSALRVAVPLVAAAGVLGAAGFGVWAYGHQPGQWWGETVHTNLDRCETAGPKLPVPPGAERASALDTYLPVDGSGPNIVVRCYWFGGGKARVTTQWALKREGEEGRTGNEEQRRELASDRKTAAGRPTVEQTAVDVGDEAVWTDRCELVVRDGNLMLSVWSGDGPEVEQSECRADAEAIARAALKAVPAD
- a CDS encoding serine/threonine-protein kinase, with amino-acid sequence MRQLRESDPVAAGPYRLLAELGRGGMGRVLLGAAPDGRLVAVKQVHDRFAADDGFRARFRREVAASQKVSGAYTAAVMEADADAETPWLASVFVPGPSLGAAVDAAGALPEETVRRLAAGLVRGLGEIHRAGLIHRDLKPDNVLLSEDGVRVIDFGIARAAEGSGDTELTRTGLVVGSPAFMSPEQAEGRELTPASDVFSLGSVLALAATGRSPFAGASTLQTLFNLVHAEPELSALPAGLRPVVERCLAKEPGARPAPEQLLDLLGPVVPGAWPAGVRRLIAAQRADIERVLGAGPERTAVAVPGPGSVSTAVLTQAVSAPPRGRSRKAVALAVAVAVGVAVLGAGAYLLSPGSPVSKASGEPDRYVRMPICAEVAGELPLPPAERKQDKDRYQERDNDANTSCSWYEPPYEVAGGGTYEPTVPHANVGWELRRSGSGLANGTERQREDFGTGRPETGVGAGDAAYWDTPGTQDTCVLAVRDGNLAVRVFLGGDRHPAESCETEAKAIARAALAAMPR